In Stieleria varia, one genomic interval encodes:
- a CDS encoding ferredoxin--NADP reductase, with the protein MSQPAQSEDTQSQAMVSEIEVQNLRSKLYNATVIDRIDCHENLAIFRVRPDAGVPRFQPGQYVTLGLGYWEPRLSGTQPDQVPANKLKRVAQRAYSISCPLLGEDGRIAPVDSLAYLEFYITLVRSSGSPDKSPPVLTPRLFQLAVGDRVAVGKKVVGNYTLGAIAPEDTVLMLGTGTGEAPHNAMTATLLSRGHRGRIVNVTSVRYFGDLGYQPQHERLMQAYPQYRYLSYTTREPINLDPAMPGYVGKQYLQDLFTSGRLAEAAGDPLSPTNTHVFLCGNPSMIGYVPPGGDPLPTPGMLPLLREAGFHEHHEHEGPGRILFEKYW; encoded by the coding sequence TTGAGTCAGCCTGCCCAATCAGAAGACACGCAATCACAAGCAATGGTGAGCGAGATCGAGGTCCAGAACCTGCGGTCGAAGCTCTACAACGCGACGGTGATCGATCGGATCGACTGTCACGAAAATCTCGCCATTTTTCGAGTTCGCCCGGACGCCGGTGTGCCGCGGTTTCAACCGGGGCAATATGTCACGTTGGGTCTGGGATATTGGGAACCGCGTTTGTCTGGAACGCAACCCGATCAGGTACCGGCAAACAAGCTCAAACGTGTCGCTCAGCGGGCCTATTCCATTTCCTGCCCTCTGTTGGGTGAGGATGGCAGGATTGCGCCTGTGGACTCGCTTGCCTATTTGGAGTTTTACATCACGCTGGTCCGATCGTCCGGTTCGCCGGACAAATCGCCGCCGGTTTTGACGCCGCGGCTGTTTCAACTCGCCGTCGGTGATCGAGTGGCGGTCGGCAAGAAAGTTGTGGGAAACTACACACTGGGAGCGATTGCTCCCGAAGACACGGTATTGATGTTGGGGACCGGAACCGGGGAAGCGCCGCACAATGCAATGACAGCAACGTTGTTGTCTCGTGGGCATCGCGGCCGCATCGTGAACGTGACCAGTGTTCGTTACTTCGGCGACCTTGGTTACCAACCGCAGCACGAGCGGCTGATGCAAGCGTATCCGCAGTATCGTTACCTGTCGTACACCACGCGTGAACCGATCAATCTGGACCCCGCCATGCCAGGTTACGTGGGCAAACAATACTTGCAGGATTTGTTCACCAGCGGGCGGTTGGCGGAAGCCGCTGGCGATCCGCTGTCGCCGACCAACACACATGTCTTTTTGTGTGGCAATCCGTCGATGATCGGTTATGTGCCACCGGGCGGAGATCCGTTGCCAACGCCGGGGATGTTGCCGCTGTTGCGGGAGGCCGGGTTTCACGAACACCATGAACACGAAGGCCCCGGGCGAATTCTATTTGAAAAGTACTGGTAG